Proteins encoded together in one Festucalex cinctus isolate MCC-2025b chromosome 8, RoL_Fcin_1.0, whole genome shotgun sequence window:
- the cplane2 gene encoding ciliogenesis and planar polarity effector 2: MTETPKRGSVVVANWHRCKDSKEYFSKILHKKKRKLFGLLESPVMPPHVPVDTVHYKVFLSGKSGVGKSALAARLAAQKIPSMHYETTGIETTVVYWPVKLKESGRVLFFRFHLWDCGENALRRFDHLLPSCKEKVDAVLFLFSFTDRTSFDDLANQITKWKESSGGPVVTLVVGTKFDLFMHCDVSEKDVRGFEETWQLPVLRTGGVEEGDGLDAAAPLFNSLAESLWRQDCIVAGQTQLWTASPS; this comes from the exons ATGACTGAAACTCCCAAACGCGGCTCTGTCGTCGTAGCCAACTGGCACCGATGCAAAGACAGCAAAGAATACTTCAGCAAGATACTACACAAGAAGAAACGCAAGCTCTTCG GTCTGTTGGAGTCTCCGGTGATGCCTCCACATGTCCCCGTGGACACGGTCCACTATAAGGTTTTCCTCTCTGGCAAGAGTGGGGTGGGTAAAAGTGCTCTCGCAGCACGCCTGGCAGCCCAGAAAATACCCAGCATGCACTACGAGACAACAG GCATTGAGACGACGGTGGTCTACTGGCCAGTCAAGCTGAAAGAAAGCGGCAGGGTGCTCTTCTTTCGTTTCCACCTGTGGGACTGCGGAGAAAATGCCTTGCGACGATTCGACCATCTGCTCCCG TCTTGTAAGGAGAAGGTGGATGCCGTTCTCTTCCTCTTCTCCTTTACTGACAGAACATCTTTTGATGATCTCGCCAATCAAATTACAAAGTGGAAAGAATCATCTGGGGGCCCGGTTGTGACGTTGGTGGTCGGCACAAA ATTTGACCTGTTCATGCACTGCGACGTCTCAGAGAAGGACGTGAGGGGCTTCGAGGAGACGTGGCAGTTGCCGGTGTTGCGCACGGGTGGGGTGGAAGAGGGCGACGGGCTGGATGCCGCCGCGCcgcttttcaatagcctggcaGAGAGTCTGTGGCGTCAGGACTGCATCGTGGCTGGACAGACGCAGCTGTGGACGGCGAGTCCGAGTTGA
- the LOC144023297 gene encoding rho guanine nucleotide exchange factor 19 — translation MADFDSTDEATNNSGSKISIGRDVFAQLLAFFEDPSPGKGSQFSFLFPTMTTTTEQPLDTEEPASDQDQNQNPPLLDISSVIRSVAAMGMCNFGKMNKLFWTTGQEEARSSLLPPVDQDTTEEETVEEEEEPEPSVPFQSKYIHKFPLYQDYCVEAVKDDLQRLNTKTSLSELIAPEYLQNLRSRLVPRESPQQGPPESTSPSPPDRTVIRVAPCTLWQDLDEVKVTGLLGSLTVQQIRLQESMFELIGSEASYLRSLGVAVDHFCSSKALKSTLSQMEHHTLFSNVRHVKSASEKFLMDLESRLSENVFITRLGDVVLDHCPAFRAHYVPYITNMMYQEALIKRLMRQNRDFASCLKQLEGEPACQRQSLKSFLVLPFQRITRIKLILENILKVSEADSDAVSYLQKAKEAIHEIVVECNEGIKKMKVIEQLVSLEMLLDFGKMKAIPLVISGRLLVHQGPLSLLAVESGPNARMPLTSIHLHLFNDLLILSSKKEQRFLVEDHAKFPTHVHVAPLKAEALGLPQESFLLHLSRNCTGHATAMILIAHSRSDKEQWMKVLKCGD, via the exons atggctgactttgacAGCACCGATGAAGCCACCAACAACAGCGGTAGTAAAATCAGCATTGGTAGAGACGTGTTCGCTCAACTGCTCGCCTTCTTTGAAGACCCCAGTCCAGGGAAAGGGAGTCAATTTAGTTTTCTGTTTCCCACTATGACAACCACAACTGAGCAGCCCTTGGACACGGAGGAGCCAGCAAGTGACCAGGACCAGAATCAAAA TCCTCCTTTATTAGACATCTCATCAGTCATCAGATCCGTTGCTGCAATGGGAATGTGTAATTTTGGGAAAATGAACAAGTTGTTTTGGACTACCGGACAAGAGGAAGCCAGGTCGTCTTTGTTGCCTCCAGTGGATCAGGATACCACAGAAGAAGA AACtgtagaggaggaggaagagccaGAGCCTAGTGTGCCCTTCCAGTCAAAGTACATTCACAAAT TCCCCCTCTACCAGGACTACTGTGTCGAGGCGGTGAAAGACGACCTTCAGAGACTCAACACCAAGACCTCCCTGTCCGAGCTGATCGCCCCCGAGTACCTGCAGAATCTGCGGTCCCGTCTCGTCCCCCGAGAGTCGCCTCAGCAGGGCCCGCCTGAGTCAACTTCTCCCTCCCCTCCTGATCGCACCGTGATCCGCGTGGCGCCGTGCACCCTGTGGCAAGATCTGGACGAGGTGAAGGTGACCGGTCTGCTCGGCAGCCTGACGGTCCAACAGATTCGACTTCAGGAG TCCATGTTTGAGTTGATCGGCTCCGAGGCGTCTTATTTGAGGAGCTTGGGTGTCGCTGTGGATCACTTCTGCTCGTCAAAGGCGCTCAAGAGCACCTTGTCCCAAATGGAGCATCATACTTTGTTCTCGAACGTCCGTCACGTGAAGTCTGCTAGTGAGAA ATTTCTCATGGACCTGGAGAGCCGCCTCAGCGAAAACGTGTTCATAACCCGTCTGGGGGACGTTGTCCTTGACCACTGCCCCGCCTTCCGCGCCCACTACGTGCCCTACATCACCAACATGATGTACCAGGAGGCGCTCATCAAGCGGCTGAT GCGGCAGAATCGTGACTTCGCGTCATGTCTCAAGCAGCTGGAGGGCGAGCCGGCGTGCCAGAGGCAGAGTCTCAAGTCCTTCCTCGTCCTTCCCTTTCAAAGGATCACGCGCATTAAACTCATTCTGGag AATATCCTGAAGGTGTCCGAAGCGGATTCAGATGCTGtctcatatcttcaaaaagCAAAGGAGGCCATACATGAG ATCGTGGTTGAGTGCAACGAGGGgatcaaaaaaatgaaagtgattgaGCAACTGGTCTCCCTGGAGATGCTGCTGGATTTTGGCAAAATGAAG GCGATTCCTCTGGTCATAAGCGGCCGGCTGTTGGTGCACCAGGGCCCCTTGAGCCTGCTGGCTGTGGAGAGCGGCCCCAACGCCAGAATGCCCCTCACCAGCATCCACCTTCACCTCTTCAATGATTTGTTGATCCTCTCCTCAAAAAA GGAGCAGCGCTTCCTGGTGGAGGACCACGCAAAGTTCCCCACACATGTGCACGTCGCACCTCTGAAGGCGGAAGCTCTCGGACTACCGCAAGAGTCCTTCCTGTTGCATCTCTCCCGCAATTGCACCGGACACGCGACCGCCATGATATTAATTGCACACAGCAG GTCCGACAAGGAGCAGTGGATGAAGGTGCTGAAGTGTGGTGACTAA